A stretch of DNA from Staphylococcus equorum:
TCAACCACACTATTTTAAAGAAGTAAGAAATGCTCAAGCCAATTCATATTCACCATATAGTAATTTTAAAGTTGGTGCATATTTAAGAACGAAAGACGGTAAAGTTTATCATGGAGCAAATGTTGAAAACGCAGCATACTCAATGGCTATTTGTGCAGAGAGATCAAGTTTGGTTGCTGCAATATCAGATGGTTATAAACCAGGTGATTTTGAATCAATTACAGTTACTGTTGATGCAGATGCGCCATCTTCACCCTGTGGCGAATGTCGTCAGGTGTTAAAAGAACTATGCGATGATGATATGCCAGTATATATGACTAATCATAAGGGCGATATGATAGAATCAACCGTAAATGACTTATTACCATTAGGATTTTCTGGAAAGGATTTAAATTAATGACAGGACATAAATCAGGATTTATATCAATTATAGGTAGACCCAATGTTGGGAAATCTACATTTGTTAACCGTGTAATCGGACATAAGATAGCTATTATGTCTGATAAAGCACAAACGACAAGAAACAAAATTCAAGGCGTTATGACACAAGAAGATGCTCAAATCATTTTCTTAGATACACCTGGTATTCATAAACCGAAACATAAATTAGGCGACTATATGATGCGTGTCGCTACGAACACGTTATCTGAAATAGATGCTATTATGTTCATGGTAAATGTAAATGAAGATATAGGTCGTGGTGATGAGTATATTATGGATATGCTTAAAACAATTAAAACACCTGTCTTTTTAGTATTAAATAAAATTGATTTAGTACACCCAGATGAACTTATGCCAAGAATTGAAAAATACAAAAAATATATGGATTTCACTGAAATTGTACCGATTTCAGCATTGGAAGGCTTAAATGTAGATCATTTTATAAATGTAATAAAATCTTATCTACCAGAAGGACCGAAATACTATCCAGACGACCAAATCTCTGATCACCCAGAACAATTTGTTGTAGGCGAGTTAATTCGTGAAAAGATTTTACATTTAACGAGTGAAGAAATCCCTCATGCTATTGGTGTAAATGTAGATCGCATGGTTAAAGAAGATGAAGACAGAGTTCGAATTGAAGCAACAATATTTGTTGAACGAGATTCACAAAAAGGTATTGTTATTGGCAAAGGCGGTAAAAAGCTTAAAGAAGTTGGTAAACGTGCGCGTCAAGATATCGAAATGTTACTAGGATCTAAAGTTTACCTAGAACTTTGGGTAAAAGTCCAAAAAGATTGGCGAAATAAAGTTAACTTTATTCGTCAAATGGGTTATTTAGAAGATAGAGATTAATTTGGGAGTCGGTGAGCTAATGTGTTAATCAAGCAAAAAGGTATTATTATTAAAACGGTTGATTATGGCGAATCCGATAAAATTATCACAATTTTAAATGAACATGGTGCAAAAGTGCCGCTTATGGTACGAAGAGCTAAAAAAAGCAAAAGTGGTTTACAAGCTAATACACAATTATTTGTGTATGGCTTATTTATTTATTCTAAATGGAAGGGTATGGGAACACTGAGTTCTGTGGATGTAATAGACCAAAATTACAACCTTCGTTTAGACATTTATGAAAGTAGTTTTGCGAGTTTAAGTGCTGAAACAATTGACCGCTCGATTGAAAGTGATGAAATTTCTCAATATAGTTATGATTTATTACATTTTGTATTGTCGAAAATTAAAGACGGTGTATCTGCCCAACTCATGTCAGTCGTTGTTTTATTGAAATGTATGACAAAGTTTGGCTTTAATGCAATTTTTGATAAATGTGTAATCACAGATAATGACGATCAATCTCGTTTAATTGGCTATAGTTTTAAATTTGATGGTGCTATTTCTGCGAATGTGAGACATCAAGATCCACATGCACTCATTTTAATGAATAAAACGCTTTATCTATTGGATATATTGCAAAAATTGCCAATTAGTCAAATGAGTTCTTTGAGTATTCATGATGATGTGGTAGATGAAATGTCAGAGTTAATGATTATGTTATATAGTGAATATGCAGGTATGTTTTTTAAAAGTCAAAAGTTAATTAACCAACTACATAGGTTAGATAGTAATCTTTAATGATTTGAGGTAATAGGGTAATAGAATAATGTATATTTCAAAAAAGAGTGCATCTTGGATTTTAAATTCAAGGTGCACTCTTTTTATATTAATAACATGGATTATTTCAGTTTTAATAATTAAGGCTGAGACATGTATTTTGTCTCAGCCTTATCATTTATTAGTTATTTGTTAAATCGTAGATGTATATTTTATTAATAGATTAGAATTTTACTTTTTCAGTTAAAAATGCTTCTAGTTCTGAAATTGGCATACGTACTTGTTCCATTGAATCACGGTCACGTACTGTAACTTGTTGATCTTCTAATGAATCAAAGTCAAATGTAATACAATAAGGTGTGCCGATTTCATCTTGACGACGGTAACGTTTACCAATAGATTGTGATTCGTCGAAATCTATTGCAAAGTTAGCACTTAGTTCTTCAAATATTTTGATAGCTTCGCCAGATAATTTTTTGCTTAAAGGTAAGATAGCCGCTTTATATGGCGCTAGAGCAGGGTGGAAGTGTAGTACAGTTCTAGAATCTTTACTTCCTTCAACGCCTTCCTCGTTGTATGCATCACATAAGAAAGCTAATGTAACACGGTCAGCACCTAATGAAGGTTCGATACAATATGGAATATATTTTTCGCCTGATTCTTGATCGTGGTATTGGAAATCTTCACCTGAATGTTCACTGTGTTGTTTCAAGTCGAAGTCTGTACGACTTGCAATTCCCCATAATTCACCCCAACCAAATGGGAAACGATATTCAATATCTGTTGTAGCATTAGAATAGTGAGATAATTCATCTGCGTCATGATCACGTAAACGTGTAGCTTCTTCGCTTAAGTTTAAATCTTTTAACCATTGACTTGCAAATGTTTTCCAGTAGTTATACCATTCAATTTCTTCACCAGGCTTACAGAAGAATTCTAATTCCATTTGTTCAAATTCACGTGTTCTGAAAATGAAGTTACCAGGTGTGATTTCGTTACGGAATGATTTACCAACTTGGCCAATACCAAATGGTAATTTCTTACGCATTGTACGTTGTACATTTTTATAGTTAACGAAAATACCTTGTGCAGTTTCTGGACGTAGGAAAATTTCATTTGTAGAACTTTCTGTTACACCTTGGAACGTTTTGAACATCAAGTTAAATTGACGAATATCAGTCCAATTGGCTGTACCACTTACAGAACAAACAATACCTTCTTCATCGATAATGCGTTTCATTTCGTCAAAACTTAAGCCATCAGCTACAAAGTTTTCATCGCCTTTAACATTTGCCATGTGATCTTCAATAATTTTGTCAGCACGATAACGAATCTTGCTGTCTTTGTTATCAATCATAGGATCATTAAAGTTACCTAAGTGACCTGAAGCTTCCCAAGTTTTTGGATTCATTAAAATAGCTGCATCAATACCAACGTTATAGGGTGATTGAGTAATGAATTTTTGCCACCAAGCTTTTTTAATATTATTTTTTAATTCTACACCAAGTGGACCGTAATCCCATGTATTTGATAAACCACCATAAATATCGCTACCAGGGAATACGAAACCTCTATGTTTCGCTAATGAGACAATTGTTTCCATATCTTTTGTCATAAAAAACTCTCCTTTTTAACATAAAAACGCCCCAAGACAAAGAAAAAGCCAAAAAAACTTAATCATTGTCTTGGGACGAGTTAATCATTTTAATCACATATAAAAAATACGTGCTTATTTAAATTATTCTTGATAACCCGCGGTTCCACCCAACTTAGTGTGTACACTCGCTTTTGTCTATCATTTAGTTGTGGCCAATAGTTCTTGTTAGGCTTTCACTATCCCCAACTCGCTTTAATTTCAATATTAATGTATTGTGCGTTTATTAGCAAGTAATTATATGTATTTGTAGCAATTAAAAATTCCATGTATAATTAAGAAGAATGAGTGAAGGGGTGAAGTCCAATAGAACTAAGTAAAAGACAACAGCAAATAGTTGAAATTGTCAAAAACAACGGTCCTATAACTGGCGAGCATATAGCAGAAAGACTTAGTTTGACACGTGCCACATTAAGACCTGACTTAGCCATTTTAACAATGTCCGGTATTTTAGAAGCTAGGCCACGTGTAGGCTATTATTATTCTGGTAAACCAAAGAATAAATTATTAGCTGATCAATTAAAACAATATATAGTAAAAGATTATGCATCACATCCTGTTGTGGTCAAAAATGAAATGTCAGTTTATGATGCAATATGTACAATATTTTTAGAAGATGTCAGTACATTATTCGTAATCAATAGTAATGGAGATTTTATTGGTGTTTGTTCACGTAAGGATTTATTACGAGCATCTATGATTGGTGAGGATATACACACTATGCCTGTGAATATTATTATGACACGCATGCCGAATTTAAGCTTTATTCTTGAAGATGAAAGAGTCGTTTTTGCAGCGAATTTAATGATTGAAAAAGAGATTGATTCGTTACCCATCGTAACAAAAAAAGAAAATGGCAAGTATGAAGTCAAAGGACGTATATCAAAAACTACAATTACAAAAATCTTTGTCTCATTATTAAACGAATAGGTGGTATTTAACTTATGGAAAATATAAAAATTATAGTCGCATCAGACTCGGTAGGAGAAACAGCCGAACTTGTTGCAAGAGCATGTATTTCACAATTTAATCCAAATCAATGCGATAGTGAAATTAATAGATATCCATATATTGAGGCTTTAGAAAACGTAGATGAAGTTATCCAAGTAGCTAAAGATACAGAAGCTATTGTTGTTTACACACTAGTTAAACCGGAAATAAGAAAATATATGGAAGCAAAAATTAAAGAGTATGAAATCAAATCTGTAGATATCATGGGACCATTGATGAATATTCTTTTAGATAAAATTGATGAACAGCCTTATTTCGAACCAGGTTTAGTACATCAATTAGATGAGGCTTACTTCAAAAAAATTGATGCAATTGAATTTGCCGTAAAATACGATGATGGTAAAGATCCTAAAGGCTTATCAAAAGCAGATATCGTATTACTAGGGATTTCTAGAACGTCCAAAACCCCACTTTCACAATATCTTGCACATAAAAGTTATAAAGTGATGAATATACCTATTGTTCCAGAAGTAACGCCACCAGACGACTTATTTAGTGTTGACCCATCAAAATGCATTGCCTTAAAAATAAGTGAGGAAAAGCTAAACCGTATTCGTAAAGAACGTTTGAAACAACTCGGTTTAGGTGACAGTGCAAGATATGCGACTGAACAACGTATTGAAGAAGAATTAAATTACTTCCATGAACTTGTGGATAAGATAGGTTGTCCGGTTATTGATGTTTCTGATAAAGCGATAGAAGAAACTGCAAATGATATTATTAGCATTATTGAGCAAAATAGTTTCAAAAATCAATGAAAAAAGCTATAATATTGTAATTAATGTCTAATAGGTGATTAAGTTGCGAATAGAACAATCCACAATAAATGAAATAAAAGATAAGACTGACATACTCGACTTAGTTAGCGAGTATGTCAAATTAGAAAAAAGGGGACGCAATTACATTGGTTTGTGTCCTTTTCATGATGAAAAAACACCGTCATTTACAGTGTCAGAAGATAAACAAATTTGTCATTGCTTTGGTTGTAAAAAAGGTGGTAATGTTTTTCAGTTTACTCAAGAAATAAAAGATATATCTTTTACAGAAGCAGTAAAAGAATTAGGTGAACGTGTAAATATTGAAGTTGAAACTGACCAAAGTGCTTCAGGGCAAGATGATACACACCAAGTCGCATCTGAAGATTTGCAAATGATTGAAATGCATGAACTTATGCAAGAATATTATCACTATGCACTGAAGAAAACAGTTGAAGGTGAAGCAGCTTTAACTTATTTAAAAGAACGTGGCTTTACAGATGCATTAATTGATGCCAGAAAAATTGGTTATGCACCAAAGAATTCTCATTTTTGCCATGATTTTTTACAAAAGAAAGGGTACGACATTCAATTAGCCTATGAAGCGGGTTTATTGTCAAGAAATGAAGAGAACTTTAGTTACTATGATCGCTTTCGAGATCGAGTTATGTTTCCACTGATGAACGCTCAAGGTAGAACTGTAGGGTATTCCGGTAGAACATATACAAATCAAGAGCCCAAATATCTTAATAGTCCTGAAACGCCCATCTTCCAGAAACGAAGATTGTTATACAATGTTGATAAGGCGCGAAAATCGATAAGAAAAAATGATGAAATTATATTATTAGAAGGATTTATGGATGTCATTAAAGTTGATCAAGCTGGAATCAAACAAGTCGTTGCCAGCATGGGTACACAAATTTCACAAGAACATATTGCCTTCATCAAGAAACTCACATCTAATGTAACTTTAATGTTTGATGGTGACTTTGCAGGTAGTGAAGCAACATTAAAATCAGGTCAAGCATTATTGGAACAAGGATTTAATGTATTTGTGGTCCAACTCCCAAAAGATATGGATCCAGATGAATATATTGGTAAACACGGCGCCGATGCATTTAACTATTATGTAGAACATGAAAAGAAATCATATATTTTATATAAAGTGCATATACATCAAGATGAAATAGACAATAATGATTTATCTTATGAAAGATATTTAAAAGAGATAACGAATGATATATCACTCATGAAGTCATCAATACTTCGTAAAAAGATATTGCAAGAAGTATCGGAATTGTTTAAAGTTAGCTTGGATAGTCTAAATAATGAAGTAGGACACCAACAAGATTATTATCAACCTCAATCCTATCAATTACCAACAGTCCCACAATTTAATAACTTAAACAAAAACGAAAAAGCAGAACGTGCTTTATTAAAACATTTTATGAATGATAAAGACACTTTCTTGAATTATCACAAATTACTTCAAGTAGAAGACTTTACAAATGAGTATTTTAAGCGTATATTTAATGTTTTACACCAGTTTTACTCTGAGCATGATACATTTAATATTAGTGACGTTTTACAGTACATTGATTCCAATGAAATTAAGGAAGCATTTATATCATTAGATAACTATATGATAAATGAAGAACCATTTGAATATGAAATTGATGACTATGTAAATACACTAACATCTAATAGAAATGAAGAAACGATAGAATCGCTTAATCATAAGCTACGGGAGGCTTCGAGGTTAGGTGATTTAGAATTGCAAAAATATTATTTAGAAAAAATTGTAAATCATAATAAAAATAGGATGAATTAATTCAATAATGAATGTATGTGTATATTAATAGGATTAACAGCCTGTATACTAGAATGTTATTTTAATTCAGTTTTATAAATTTTGACTATAAAATATTTTGGTATCAAGTTGATATTATATATTCGGGAGGCCTTTTCATGTCTGGAAATAAAGTTAAAGTTAAAAAGCAAACCATCGACCCATCTCTAACTTTAGAAGATGTAAAAAAACAATTGATTGAAAAAGGTAAA
This window harbors:
- the cdd gene encoding cytidine deaminase; translated protein: MAYQPHYFKEVRNAQANSYSPYSNFKVGAYLRTKDGKVYHGANVENAAYSMAICAERSSLVAAISDGYKPGDFESITVTVDADAPSSPCGECRQVLKELCDDDMPVYMTNHKGDMIESTVNDLLPLGFSGKDLN
- the era gene encoding GTPase Era: MTGHKSGFISIIGRPNVGKSTFVNRVIGHKIAIMSDKAQTTRNKIQGVMTQEDAQIIFLDTPGIHKPKHKLGDYMMRVATNTLSEIDAIMFMVNVNEDIGRGDEYIMDMLKTIKTPVFLVLNKIDLVHPDELMPRIEKYKKYMDFTEIVPISALEGLNVDHFINVIKSYLPEGPKYYPDDQISDHPEQFVVGELIREKILHLTSEEIPHAIGVNVDRMVKEDEDRVRIEATIFVERDSQKGIVIGKGGKKLKEVGKRARQDIEMLLGSKVYLELWVKVQKDWRNKVNFIRQMGYLEDRD
- the recO gene encoding DNA repair protein RecO, whose amino-acid sequence is MLIKQKGIIIKTVDYGESDKIITILNEHGAKVPLMVRRAKKSKSGLQANTQLFVYGLFIYSKWKGMGTLSSVDVIDQNYNLRLDIYESSFASLSAETIDRSIESDEISQYSYDLLHFVLSKIKDGVSAQLMSVVVLLKCMTKFGFNAIFDKCVITDNDDQSRLIGYSFKFDGAISANVRHQDPHALILMNKTLYLLDILQKLPISQMSSLSIHDDVVDEMSELMIMLYSEYAGMFFKSQKLINQLHRLDSNL
- a CDS encoding glycine--tRNA ligase; protein product: MTKDMETIVSLAKHRGFVFPGSDIYGGLSNTWDYGPLGVELKNNIKKAWWQKFITQSPYNVGIDAAILMNPKTWEASGHLGNFNDPMIDNKDSKIRYRADKIIEDHMANVKGDENFVADGLSFDEMKRIIDEEGIVCSVSGTANWTDIRQFNLMFKTFQGVTESSTNEIFLRPETAQGIFVNYKNVQRTMRKKLPFGIGQVGKSFRNEITPGNFIFRTREFEQMELEFFCKPGEEIEWYNYWKTFASQWLKDLNLSEEATRLRDHDADELSHYSNATTDIEYRFPFGWGELWGIASRTDFDLKQHSEHSGEDFQYHDQESGEKYIPYCIEPSLGADRVTLAFLCDAYNEEGVEGSKDSRTVLHFHPALAPYKAAILPLSKKLSGEAIKIFEELSANFAIDFDESQSIGKRYRRQDEIGTPYCITFDFDSLEDQQVTVRDRDSMEQVRMPISELEAFLTEKVKF
- a CDS encoding helix-turn-helix transcriptional regulator, which encodes MELSKRQQQIVEIVKNNGPITGEHIAERLSLTRATLRPDLAILTMSGILEARPRVGYYYSGKPKNKLLADQLKQYIVKDYASHPVVVKNEMSVYDAICTIFLEDVSTLFVINSNGDFIGVCSRKDLLRASMIGEDIHTMPVNIIMTRMPNLSFILEDERVVFAANLMIEKEIDSLPIVTKKENGKYEVKGRISKTTITKIFVSLLNE
- a CDS encoding pyruvate, water dikinase regulatory protein — its product is MENIKIIVASDSVGETAELVARACISQFNPNQCDSEINRYPYIEALENVDEVIQVAKDTEAIVVYTLVKPEIRKYMEAKIKEYEIKSVDIMGPLMNILLDKIDEQPYFEPGLVHQLDEAYFKKIDAIEFAVKYDDGKDPKGLSKADIVLLGISRTSKTPLSQYLAHKSYKVMNIPIVPEVTPPDDLFSVDPSKCIALKISEEKLNRIRKERLKQLGLGDSARYATEQRIEEELNYFHELVDKIGCPVIDVSDKAIEETANDIISIIEQNSFKNQ
- the dnaG gene encoding DNA primase, whose protein sequence is MRIEQSTINEIKDKTDILDLVSEYVKLEKRGRNYIGLCPFHDEKTPSFTVSEDKQICHCFGCKKGGNVFQFTQEIKDISFTEAVKELGERVNIEVETDQSASGQDDTHQVASEDLQMIEMHELMQEYYHYALKKTVEGEAALTYLKERGFTDALIDARKIGYAPKNSHFCHDFLQKKGYDIQLAYEAGLLSRNEENFSYYDRFRDRVMFPLMNAQGRTVGYSGRTYTNQEPKYLNSPETPIFQKRRLLYNVDKARKSIRKNDEIILLEGFMDVIKVDQAGIKQVVASMGTQISQEHIAFIKKLTSNVTLMFDGDFAGSEATLKSGQALLEQGFNVFVVQLPKDMDPDEYIGKHGADAFNYYVEHEKKSYILYKVHIHQDEIDNNDLSYERYLKEITNDISLMKSSILRKKILQEVSELFKVSLDSLNNEVGHQQDYYQPQSYQLPTVPQFNNLNKNEKAERALLKHFMNDKDTFLNYHKLLQVEDFTNEYFKRIFNVLHQFYSEHDTFNISDVLQYIDSNEIKEAFISLDNYMINEEPFEYEIDDYVNTLTSNRNEETIESLNHKLREASRLGDLELQKYYLEKIVNHNKNRMN